The Vulcanimicrobium alpinum sequence TTGGCGTCGTCCTGGACCGCGTCCTGGGCGATCTCGTGCATCTTCGCGGCCAGCACCGTCAGCTGCTCGACCACGATCTGCCGGGCGGTCTTGACGTCGCGGATCGTCGCCGTGTTGCGGTAGGCCGCCGGGATCGTCAGGACGCGTTGAGCGTGTCGGGGAGATAGCTCGTCGCGGTCGAGCGGACGTCGGCGAAGGTCGCGGCGACGACGCCGTGCGCGGGGAGCCGGGGCAGGATCTCGACGACGTCGGTCGCGATCTGGCCGGCCCGCGCGCGATGTCGGGCGGGAGCTTGTGCTGCGCCTCCGCGGCGAGACGCTGGACGCCGGCGACCGCGTCCTGCACGTTCATCTCCGCGCTCAAGTGGGTCTCGAGCGGCCGTGCTGTCGCGCGCGACCAGCGCCCGGACTCGTTTCCCGATGAAAATCGGGAAGATCCGGATGTGCTGCGCGAACGGCGGCAGCGCGTACCACTTCGCCGCAAACGCGTTGAAGTCGTCGCCGTGGTTGTTCTCGCCGTCGGTCATCAGCACGATCGTGTCGTATCGCGCATCGGTGGTGCGATCGCGCACCGCCTCGTCGAGCGCCGCTTCGCGCGCGGCGAAGATCGCGGTGCTGCCGCCCGCCTGCAGCCCTGCGGCGAGCTGCTTCACCGAGCTGTAGACGGCAGGATCGTCGGCCCTCGTCATCTGGAAGGTGCGGTCGATCTCGGGATGTTCGCTGAACGTGATGATCGTGATCCGTTCGTGGTCGTTGAACGCGCGAACTGTCCGGTCAGCGACGGATCGCTGCCGGTGAGGACGTCGAGCGCACGCGGTCGATCCGGCTCCTCCCCGTACCGTCGTCGTTGTCCATCGAGCCGGTTTGTCGAGCACGTAGAACGAGTGCGCCGGAACGCGGTCCTAGTTGAGAAATCGCAGCAGCAATTGCTGGACCGCGCCGGCCGACGCGGGGAACGACGTCTCCGCGACGATCGCCGGGTACGTCGAGGCGACCGCCGTCGAGGTCGGGCGGCGAGAGGTTTCGGCGACGATTCGCTTCTGCACGTCGTCGCTCTTCAGGTACGCGACGATCGTCGTAGGCGTCATGCTTCTGCTCGTCGAGCAGGTCCAGGGGATAGTCGGCCGTCACCACACCGTCGCTCGGATAGACGCGCACCAGCCGTTCGTGCAGTTTCGGATCAGCGTCGCGCGCAACGATGCTCGCTTCGTAGGTGATGATCCCGTCGACGGCGTCCTGCGAGGCGAGGAGGAAGATCAAAAAAAACCTCTCTCTATTTTCGAGACAGGTCACGAGAATGCGTCGCGCGGTCACGGTATCGGAATCTCTCGGCCGGGGCTCACCGGCAGGCGAGCGCACCGCGTTCTACTTCGGCGGCCTGCGGCGGGCTTCAGTTCTCGCCGAGCGTTCCTTTCGTCGAGGGGACTTCGCCCGAGCCCGTGACGGCCTTGGCTTGCGCGAACGCGCGCGCGAACGCTTTGAACGCGGCCTCGCACAGGTGATGGTTGTTGGTCCCGCCCCAGCGCAGCAGGTGCAGGTTGAACTTGCCGTGGTCGACGACGCTGCGGAAGAAATGCGGGACGAGTTCGGTCGGCAGCGCGCCGACACGGTCCACTGAAAACGGGACGTCGTAGGTGAGCCAGGGGCGGCCGCTCAGGTCGACCGCGCACTGGACGAGGGCGTCGTCGAGCGGGACGGCGATCGAGCCGAACCGCGCGATCCCGCGCTTGTCGCCCAGCGCTTCGTCGATCGCGCGTCCGAGCGCGATCCCGACGTCCTCGACGAGATGGTGATGGTCCATCCCGTCGCCGTGCGCGTGCAGTTCCAGGCCTAGCCCCGCGTGCGTCGCGAGCGCGGTCAGCATGTGATCGAAGAAATCGACGCCGGTTTCGATCGCGATCGGACCGCCGTCGAGCGCGAGCCGCAGATCGATCCGCGTCTCCTTCGTTTCGCGCGCGATACGCGCGGCGCGCGCGCTCAGTTGTAAGACCCCGCGCCGCCGGAAGCCGCGCCGTTGCCCCGGGCATTCCGCGCTGCGATCGGTTCGTACGGGTGTACCGCGGGCCCGACGTACGTCGCCTGCGGTCGGATCAAACGGTTATGCGCGACTTGCTCGAGCACGTGCGCCGACCACCCCGCGATGCGCCCGCACGCGAACGTGCAGGTGAACTCGTCGCTGGGAATCCCCAGGCTCGCGAGCGTCGGTGCGGTGTAGAACTCGACGTTCGCGTAGATCGGCTTCCCGGGCTTGACCTCGGCGAGCACCGCGTTCGACGCGTCTTCGAGCGCGCGCGCGATCAAGTACCACTTCGTGTGCGACTTCTCGGTGAGGTTCTTCGCCATCCGTTCGAGATGGGCCGCGCGCGGATCGCGAATCTTGTACTCGCGATGCCCCATTCCCATGATCTTCTCGCCGCGCCCGAGCAGCGCGCGAACGTACGGCTCCGCCTTCTCCGGCAGGCCGATCTCTTCAAGCATCGTCATCACCTTGCTGGGGGCGCCTCCGTGCAGATCGCCGGCGAGCGTCGCGACCGCGGCCGCGACCGCGCCGTAGATGTCCTCGCCGGTCGACGCGGTGACGCGCGCCGAGAACGTCGAGGCGTTGTACGAATGATCGGCAAGCAGGATGAAGTACGTGTCGAGCGCCGCCTCCGCCGCCGGGATCGGGCGCTCGCCGCTGCGCATCCACAGGAAGTTCGCGGCATGATCGAGCGTCGAATCGGGTGCGATCGGTTCGAGGCCGCGCCGCAAACGATCCCACACGGCGACCAGCGTCGGGAACTTCGCGACCAGATCGATCGCGGCGTCGATGTTCGTGTCGTGCGAGCCGTCGGGGCGGTGCGGGAGGAAGTGCGAGATCGCGGAGACGCCGGTGCGCAGCACGTCCATCGGCCATGCGTCGCGAGGGACGGCGTGCAGCATCGCGACCACGCCGGAGGGCAGGCTGCGGCGGGCGACGAGCCGCGCCTTGAGATCGAGCAGTTCCTGGTACGTCGGGAGCCGCCCGAAGAGCAGCAGGTGCACGACCTCTTCGTAGGTCGCGTGTTCGGCGAGGTCGTGGATGTCGTAGCCGCGATAGGTCAGCCGGCCGACGTCGCCTTCGACGTTGCTGAGCACCGTCTCGCCGACGACGATCCCTTCAAGCCCGGGGTTGACCACCGTGGACGCCATGAAAGGAGGTTCTCGACGCCGCCGGGCTTCTCCCCACGGTTGCTGGTTCTTCGCGCGAGAGAGAGGGCACAACACGAGAAAGGTCACAATCGAACGTCGATGGGCCGGCGTCTGCGCCGAGCCCGCGCGTCGAGAAGGAGGTCCCATGGCCCGTACCGTTCTCAGTCGTCGCTCGTTCGTCACGCTCGCCGGAGCCGGCACGGCCGCGGCGTTCGGGATCCCGGCGTATCTGCCGCGGATCGGCGAAGCGGCGGACACCATCAAGATCGGATTGCTCGAACCGTACACCGGCGTCTACGCCGGCCCGGGTGAGAACGAAACCAACGGCTTCCAGATGGCCGTCGACGCGTGGAACAAACGCGGCGGCGCGATGGGTCGCAAGGTCGAGCTCGTCAAGGAAGACGAGCAGAACGATCCCGGCGTCGCCGCTCAGAAGGCGCGCAAGCTCGTCAATCAGGACAAGGTCGTCGCGCTGGTCGGCACCGTCTCGAGCGCGGTCTCGCTTTCGGTCGCCGGCGTCTCGAACTCGCTCAACACGCTCTTCATCGACAGCGGCGGCCACACCGACGACGTCACCGGGAAGAGCTGTCACTGGAACGTGTTCCGCACCTGCCACAGCACGTGGATGGAGACGCACGCGACCGGCTACTCGCTGCAGAAGCGCTTCGGCAAGAAGTGGTTCTTCATCACGCCCGACTATGCGTACGGCCACGCGCTGGAAAGCGGCTTCAAGGACGTGCTCGCGCACATCGGCGGCACCGTCGTCGGCAACGAGCTGACGCCGCTGGGCACGACCGATTTCAGTTCGTACCTCACCAAGATCGACGCGGCGAAGCCGGATCTCGTGCTGGTGTTCGTGCAGGGCGACGACTACACCAACTGCCTCAAGCAGATGAACCAGTTCGGGCTGCTCAAGAAGTACCCGGTCGGCGGACCGCAGGTCGAACTCGAGCCGCTGTACGGCTTGCCGCCCGAAGCGCGCGGCGGTTACTGGGGCGTCGAGTGGTACTACAAGAGCGAGAAGACGCTGGGCAAGAACAACAAGCTCGCGCATGCGTTCGTCGCCGACTACATGAAGCGGTTCAACAAGCCGCCGACCGCACGCTCGTGCTTCGGCTACGTCACCGCCGACCGGCTGATCAACGCGATGGCCGAGACGAAGTCGACCGAATCGGTGAAGATCGCGCACGCGCTCGAGAACACGCGCTTCACGTCGATCTTCAACGGCAGCGCCTACTACCGCAAGGAAGATCATCAGCTGATGTGGCCGATGTGGGTGGCGAAGATCCGTCCGAACGGGACGCCCGGCGACAAGGACGATCTCTTCGACGTCGTCGACATCAACGCGCCCGAAGCGATCGAACAGACCGTCGCGCAGAAAGAAGCCGTCTGCAAACTGGGCTACCCGTAGCGCCGTGATCGAGCATCTGGCGCCGCAGCTCTTCAACGGGCTGGTGCTCGGAGCGTTCTACGCGATCGTGGCGCTCGGGCTCTCGCTCATCATGAACCTCACCGGCACCATCAACATGGCGCACGGGAGCTTCATGACGCTCGCGGGCTACCTCGCGTACACGCTCGTCCAGCGCGGTGTGCCGTTCTGGTTCGTGCTGATCGCGGCGCCGGTGATCACGGTTCTCGTCGGCGTGTTCGTGGAGCGGGGTCTGGTGCGGCCGCTCTACAAACGCGAGCCGTTTTACAGCCTGCTGATGACGTTCGGACTCTCCCTCATCGCCGAGGAGATCTTCCGGCTCATCTGGGGCTCGAACGGCGTTCCGTTCTCGCCGCCGGCGGCGCTGGCGGGTGCGGCGTCGCTCGGATTCATGAGCTTCCCGATATTCCGCATCTTCATCGCGGCCGTGCTGATCGTCGCGATCGTCGCGCTCGCGCTCTTCCTTACCCGCACGCGTTTCGGGCTGCGCCTGCGGGCGGCGGTGCAGGACACCGAGATGATCGCCGCGCTCGGCACCAACACCCAGGTGCTCTACGCGGTGAACTTCGGCCTCGGGATCTTCCTCGCCGGGATCGCCGGCGTGCTCGCGGCGGGGATGCTCGGCCTTTCGCCGACGAGCGGGAACGCGCTGCTGATGCCGGCGTTCGTCACCGTCATCATCGGCGGGATGGGCAGTCTCTTCGGCAGCATCGTCGGCGGGATGCTGATCGGGATCGCGATCTCGATGACCACGCTCTTCATCCCCGCCGCGAGCGAGGTGTCGATGTACGTGCTGATGGCGATCGTCCTGCTCGTGCGGCCGCGCGGACTCTTCGGCGAAGAAGGCATCTTCGGGTGAACGCGCGCTCCGGTACCGTCGGAGCGGCGGTGATCCTCGTGCTCCTCGCCGCGGCGCCGCTGCTCTCGCCGCTGATCCATCTCGACGTCTCCATCGTCACCGAGGTGCTGGTGACGGCACTCGCGGTGATGAGCGTGAACCTGCTGCTCGGCTACACCGGACTTCCCGCGTTCGGCAATGCGGCGTACTTCGGCCTCGGCGCCTACGGCGCGGGGCTCTCGGTCAAATATTTTCACGTCGACTTCGTGGCGGCGGTCGTCATCGGGACGCTCGCCGCACTCGCCGGCGGCCTGCTCCTCGCGCCGTTTCTGCTGCGCCGGCGCGGGATCTACTTCGGCCTGCTCTCGATCGCGTTCGGGCAGGTCTTCTACTTCGTCGCCTACCGCTACACCGACGTCACCGGCGGCGAGGACGGGATGAACTTCCCGCGCCCGCCGGTCGGGCTCGGGCACGTGTCGATCAACGAAACGGCGTTCTACTACGTCGCGCTGGCCGTGTTCATCGCGTGCGTGTTCGCTTTCCGGTCCGTGGTGCGCTCGCCGTTCGGGTGGACGCTGATCGCGATCCGGCAGAACGAGGTCCGCGTGCGGTATCTCGGGCTCAACACCGACCGCTTTATCTTCGTCGCGCTGCTGATCTCCTCGACGATGGCGGGGCTCGGGGGGGCGCTCTTCTCGCTGCTGATCAACTTCGCGTATCCGCTCGAACTCGACTGGCACCAGTCGGGCTTCTTCGTGCTGATGATGATCCTCGGCGGCGCCGGCACGGTGTGGGGGTCGCTGGTCGGCGCGTTCATCTACGTGATCGGGAAAGACATCATCTCGACGATCACGCCGCTGTGGCAGATCGTGCTCGGCGCGCTGTTCGTCGCGTGCGTGCTGGGCTTCCCGCGCGGGATCGTCGGGACGATCGGCGCGCTGCGCGCCGCGCGCACCGGTGCGCCCGACGACGACGCGAGCGCGGCGTTCGACGCGAACGCGCCGGTGGAGGTGGGCCGCGGTGTCTGATGCGATCATGCTCGAAGCCGATTCGATCACGAAGGTCTTCGGCGGCGTCCGTGCGGTCGACGACGTCTCGATGCAGGTCCGCGAAGGGACGATCCACGCGCTGATCGGCCCCAACGGTGCGGGGAAGACGACGTTCTTCAACGCGATCTCCGGCTTCGCGATGCCCGAGCACGGTCAGGTGCGGTTCAAGGGCGTCGACGTGACGCGGATGATGAACTGGCGGCGCGTCGCGATGGGGATGGGGCGGACGTTTCAGACGCCGAGCGTCTTCCCCGAACTCACCGTCGACGAGAACATCCGCCTCGGCGTGCGCGCGCACGCAAACCATGCGTTCCGCTTGGGCGCGCTGCGCGGCGAGGCGAAGCGCGCCGTCGACACGCGCGTCGACGAACTGCTCGGCTTCGTCAATCTGGCCGACCAGCGCGATCGCCCGCTCGCCGAGCTCGCGCACGGATCGCAGCGGTTGTGCGAGATCGCGATGAGCCTCTCGACCGATCCGGTGCTGGTGCTGCTCGACGAGCCGATGGCCGGCCTCGCCGAAGCCGAGACCGACCGCATCATGGGCGTGATCCGCGATCTGCGCCTTCGCCTCGGGCTCACCGTCCTCTTCGTCGAGCACAACATGCGCGTCGTCCTCTCGCTCGCCGATCGCATCACCGTCCTCGACCGCGGCAAATTGCTCGCCGAAGGCGCGCCCGCGGAGATCGCCGCCAACAACGCCGTGCGCAGCGCGTATCTCGGAGAAGGCGTCCTCGACCATGTCTGAACCCCTGCTCGCCGTCGACGGCCTGTGCACCAATTACGGAAAGATCCGCATCCTGCGCGACGTCTCGCTCACCGTCGGCGAAGGCGAAGTCGTCGCGCTGCTCGGGCTCAACGGCGCCGGCAAGACGACGACGATGCGCAG is a genomic window containing:
- a CDS encoding VWA domain-containing protein; amino-acid sequence: MLDKPARWTTTTVRGGAGSTACARRPHRQRSVADRTVRAFNDHERITIITFSEHPEIDRTFQMTRADDPAVYSSVKQLAAGLQAGGSTAIFAAREAALDEAVRDRTTDARYDTIVLMTDGENNHGDDFNAFAAKWYALPPFAQHIRIFPIFIGKRVRALVARDSTAARDPLERGDERAGRGRRRPASRRGGAAQAPARHRARAGQIATDVVEILPRLPAHGVVAATFADVRSTATSYLPDTLNAS
- the hisB gene encoding imidazoleglycerol-phosphate dehydratase HisB, with protein sequence MSARAARIARETKETRIDLRLALDGGPIAIETGVDFFDHMLTALATHAGLGLELHAHGDGMDHHHLVEDVGIALGRAIDEALGDKRGIARFGSIAVPLDDALVQCAVDLSGRPWLTYDVPFSVDRVGALPTELVPHFFRSVVDHGKFNLHLLRWGGTNNHHLCEAAFKAFARAFAQAKAVTGSGEVPSTKGTLGEN
- a CDS encoding citrate/2-methylcitrate synthase, with the translated sequence MASTVVNPGLEGIVVGETVLSNVEGDVGRLTYRGYDIHDLAEHATYEEVVHLLLFGRLPTYQELLDLKARLVARRSLPSGVVAMLHAVPRDAWPMDVLRTGVSAISHFLPHRPDGSHDTNIDAAIDLVAKFPTLVAVWDRLRRGLEPIAPDSTLDHAANFLWMRSGERPIPAAEAALDTYFILLADHSYNASTFSARVTASTGEDIYGAVAAAVATLAGDLHGGAPSKVMTMLEEIGLPEKAEPYVRALLGRGEKIMGMGHREYKIRDPRAAHLERMAKNLTEKSHTKWYLIARALEDASNAVLAEVKPGKPIYANVEFYTAPTLASLGIPSDEFTCTFACGRIAGWSAHVLEQVAHNRLIRPQATYVGPAVHPYEPIAARNARGNGAASGGAGSYN
- a CDS encoding ABC transporter substrate-binding protein produces the protein MARTVLSRRSFVTLAGAGTAAAFGIPAYLPRIGEAADTIKIGLLEPYTGVYAGPGENETNGFQMAVDAWNKRGGAMGRKVELVKEDEQNDPGVAAQKARKLVNQDKVVALVGTVSSAVSLSVAGVSNSLNTLFIDSGGHTDDVTGKSCHWNVFRTCHSTWMETHATGYSLQKRFGKKWFFITPDYAYGHALESGFKDVLAHIGGTVVGNELTPLGTTDFSSYLTKIDAAKPDLVLVFVQGDDYTNCLKQMNQFGLLKKYPVGGPQVELEPLYGLPPEARGGYWGVEWYYKSEKTLGKNNKLAHAFVADYMKRFNKPPTARSCFGYVTADRLINAMAETKSTESVKIAHALENTRFTSIFNGSAYYRKEDHQLMWPMWVAKIRPNGTPGDKDDLFDVVDINAPEAIEQTVAQKEAVCKLGYP
- a CDS encoding branched-chain amino acid ABC transporter permease, with translation MIEHLAPQLFNGLVLGAFYAIVALGLSLIMNLTGTINMAHGSFMTLAGYLAYTLVQRGVPFWFVLIAAPVITVLVGVFVERGLVRPLYKREPFYSLLMTFGLSLIAEEIFRLIWGSNGVPFSPPAALAGAASLGFMSFPIFRIFIAAVLIVAIVALALFLTRTRFGLRLRAAVQDTEMIAALGTNTQVLYAVNFGLGIFLAGIAGVLAAGMLGLSPTSGNALLMPAFVTVIIGGMGSLFGSIVGGMLIGIAISMTTLFIPAASEVSMYVLMAIVLLVRPRGLFGEEGIFG
- a CDS encoding branched-chain amino acid ABC transporter permease, giving the protein MNARSGTVGAAVILVLLAAAPLLSPLIHLDVSIVTEVLVTALAVMSVNLLLGYTGLPAFGNAAYFGLGAYGAGLSVKYFHVDFVAAVVIGTLAALAGGLLLAPFLLRRRGIYFGLLSIAFGQVFYFVAYRYTDVTGGEDGMNFPRPPVGLGHVSINETAFYYVALAVFIACVFAFRSVVRSPFGWTLIAIRQNEVRVRYLGLNTDRFIFVALLISSTMAGLGGALFSLLINFAYPLELDWHQSGFFVLMMILGGAGTVWGSLVGAFIYVIGKDIISTITPLWQIVLGALFVACVLGFPRGIVGTIGALRAARTGAPDDDASAAFDANAPVEVGRGV
- a CDS encoding ABC transporter ATP-binding protein; this translates as MSDAIMLEADSITKVFGGVRAVDDVSMQVREGTIHALIGPNGAGKTTFFNAISGFAMPEHGQVRFKGVDVTRMMNWRRVAMGMGRTFQTPSVFPELTVDENIRLGVRAHANHAFRLGALRGEAKRAVDTRVDELLGFVNLADQRDRPLAELAHGSQRLCEIAMSLSTDPVLVLLDEPMAGLAEAETDRIMGVIRDLRLRLGLTVLFVEHNMRVVLSLADRITVLDRGKLLAEGAPAEIAANNAVRSAYLGEGVLDHV